The Lactuca sativa cultivar Salinas chromosome 2, Lsat_Salinas_v11, whole genome shotgun sequence genome includes a window with the following:
- the LOC111916023 gene encoding 2-methylpropanoate--CoA ligase CCL4, with protein MEALRNPNEANSSPLSPLGFLERAATVFADSPSLVYNNLTYTWSETFRRCLQLASSISGLGIGKGDVVSVLAPNIPATYELHFAAPMAGAVINTINTRLDARTISILLCHSESKLVFVDYQLTRLIEEAVSLLPGGCTYPRLVLITDDGPPSLPTDHFVGTTYEGMVENGDPGFEWVRPESDWDPLTLNYTSGTTSSPKGVVHSHRGTFIVAVDSLLEWDVPKQPVYLWTLPMFHANGWSYVWGMAVVGATNVCLRRFDASTIYTAIHHHNITHMCGAPVVLNMLSNGEPLGRTVHIMTAGAPPPAAVLLRTESLGFDVTHGYGLTETGGLVIACSWKKQWNRLPATERARLKARQGVRTVGMTAVDIVDPESGLSVARDGLTQGEIVLRGGCLMLGYLKDPESTAKCIRNRWFYTGDVGVMYPDGYLEIKDRSKDVIISGGENLSSVEVESVLYLHPAVNEAAVVGRPDEFWGETPCAFVSLKKDGGKPLPTAVEIMEFCKGKLPGYMVPKSVVLKEELPKTSTGKIQKYVLREIAKSMGFVVKSRM; from the coding sequence atggaagCATTGAGGAATCCCAATGAAGCAAACTCGAGCCCTCTTTCTCCTCTTGGATTCCTCGAAAGAGCAGCCACTGTATTCGCTGATTCTCCTTCACTCGTCTACAACAATCTCACATACACCTGGTCCGAAACCTTTCGCCGCTGTTTACAGTTAGCTTCATCAATCTCCGGTCTCGGCATCGGAAAAGGCGACGTCGTTTCGGTCCTCGCACCCAACATCCCGGCCACTTATGAGCTTCACTTTGCCGCCCCCATGGCCGGCGCCGTCATCAACACCATTAATACCCGCTTGGATGCTCGTACTATCTCAATACTCCTCTGTCACAGCGAATCTAAGCTCGTCTTTGTTGACTACCAGTTAACTCGTCTTATTGAAGAAGCAGTTTCTCTCCTGCCGGGTGGCTGTACGTACCCGCGGCTGGTTTTAATCACCGACGATGGACCTCCGTCGTTACCCACAGATCATTTCGTTGGTACTACTTATGAAGGTATGGTTGAAAATGGTGATCCGGGGTTCGAATGGGTTCGGCCAGAAAGTGATTGGGATCCATTAACGTTGAACTACACATCAGGGACGACTTCGTCGCCGAAAGGCGTCGTCCATAGCCACCGTGGCACGTTCATTGTAGCCGTGGATTCTCTCCTGGAGTGGGACGTTCCGAAGCAGCCAGTTTATTTGTGGACCCTGCCAATGTTTCACGCGAATGGGTGGAGCTACGTGTGGGGTATGGCGGTCGTCGGTGCGACCAACGTGTGTCTTCGCCGATTTGACGCATCCACCATATACACTGCCATCCACCACCACAATATAACGCACATGTGTGGTGCTCCGGTTGTGCTCAACATGCTATCCAATGGCGAACCACTCGGCCGCACTGTACATATAATGACCGCCGGAGCTCCACCTCCTGCGGCGGTTCTGTTAAGAACAGAGTCGTTGGGATTTGATGTGACCCATGGATACGGATTAACGGAAACTGGTGGGCTAGTTATAGCATGTTCGTGGAAGAAACAATGGAATCGGTTGCCGGCGACGGAGAGAGCTCGATTGAAAGCAAGGCAAGGAGTTAGAACCGTCGGGATGACGGCGGTGGATATTGTGGATCCTGAATCGGGACTGAGTGTGGCCCGCGACGGGTTGACTCAAGGGGAAATAGTATTGAGAGGCGGGTGTCTGATGTTGGGTTACTTAAAGGATCCTGAATCAACCGCGAAATGTATCAGGAATCGATGGTTTTACACCGGCGACGTTGGCGTGATGTACCCAGATGGGTATTTGGAAATCAAAGACAGATCAAAAGATGTAATCATAAGTGGCGGAGAGAATCTGAGCAGCGTGGAGGTGGAATCGGTGTTGTACTTGCATCCGGCGGTGAATGAGGCGGCTGTGGTTGGACGACCTGATGAGTTCTGGGGGGAAACGCCGTGTGCGTTCGTGAGTTTGAAGAAGGATGGAGGGAAGCCGCTGCCGACGGCGGTGGAGATAATGGAGTTTTGTAAAGGGAAGTTGCCCGGTTACATGGTGCCGAAGTCGGTGGTGTTGAAGGAGGAGCTTCCGAAGACATCTACGGGGAAGATTCAGAAGTATGTACTTCGAGAAATTGCCAAAAGTATGGGATTTGTTGTAAAAAGTCGAATGTAA